A window of Zingiber officinale cultivar Zhangliang chromosome 5A, Zo_v1.1, whole genome shotgun sequence contains these coding sequences:
- the LOC121980210 gene encoding uncharacterized protein LOC121980210 yields MSRPTCRFRVPACVSISFPGWRADLVSRSTCRSRVPVCVPVPYPNMRSGYKPNSSPCPLLEAHGHELARGRVNRKRLAIARGRGRPCDRARGVAVGDREDFAIARGERLLATARDHAAARRPQKTSRPGEATAEDLAAGRGDRRRPRDWARRTSRPQKTSRPRAPLRSREARGCWRPRGTTRQGEAAVGDLAAGRGDLAAGRGDLAAGRGDLAAGRGDLAAGRGDLAAGRGDLAAGRGDLAAGPSASSRTSRPGDAWPQVPEEEEAAQTKERVCLKKHARAPRSPI; encoded by the exons atgtcccggcctacgtgccgatttcgcgtcccggcctgcgtgtcaATCTCGTTTCCTGGCTGGCGTGCCGATCTTGTGTCCCGGTCTACgtgccgatctcgtgtcccggTCTGCGTGCCGGTGCCTTATCCCAATATGCGCAGCG GCTATAAGCCTAATTCTTCCCCCTGCCCTCTTCTCGAGGCGCACGGCCATGAGCTCGCTCGCGGCCGCGTGAACCGCAAGCGACTTGCTATCGCGCGCGGCCGCGGGCGACCTTGCGATCGCGCGAGGGGCGTGGCCGTGGGCGACCGAGAAGACTTTGCGATCGCGCGAGGCGAGCGGCTGTTGGCGACCGCGAGGGATCACGCGGCGGCGAGGCGACCGCAGAAAACCTCGCGGCCGGGCGAGGCGACCGCAGAAGACCTCGCGGCCGGGCGAGGCGACCGCAGAAGACCTCGCGACTGGGCGAGGCGGACCTCGCGGCCGCAGAAGACCTCGCGGCCGCGGGCGCCCTTGCGATCGCGCGAGGCGCGCGGTTGTTGGCGACCGCGAGGGACCACGCGGCAGGGCGAGGCGGCAGTAGGCGACCTCGCGGCCGGGCGAGGCGACCTCGCGGCCGGGCGAGGCGACCTCGCGGCCGGGCGAGGCGACCTCGCGGCCGGGCGAGGCGACCTCGCGGCCGGGCGAGGCGACCTCGCGGCAGGGCGAGGCGACCTCGCGGCCGGGCGAGGCGACCTCGCGGCAGGGCCGAGCGCGTCCTCGAGGACCTCGCGGCCGGGCGATGCGTGGCCTCAGGTACCTGAGGAGGAAGAAGCCGCACAGACGAAGGAGCGTGTGTGCCTCAAGAAGCATGCACGCGCTCCCCGGAGTCCTATATAA